In Moorella sp. Hama-1, a single genomic region encodes these proteins:
- a CDS encoding cobalamin B12-binding domain-containing protein: MVRKLLVSAVVSINEDKVLALVSHALEKGLDPYVVLEDVRSGLEIVVELYNAGKYFLADLVMAAEIYKEAQQRILGPLHEEDCGSFPQIVFGTVKRDIHDIGKNLAIVTMRQFGFKVLDLGVDVPPQVFADVLSETGAPILCMSGLISDDSMKSTAELVKKRFPSRRPAVVIGGLVNEEVCAYTGADYWVKTCIEGARLCRTLLVEGNRESAVIGT, translated from the coding sequence ATGGTGCGCAAGCTCCTGGTTTCCGCGGTGGTCAGTATAAACGAGGATAAGGTGCTCGCGCTGGTGAGCCACGCCCTGGAGAAGGGGCTTGACCCCTATGTAGTCCTGGAAGACGTCAGAAGTGGCCTGGAAATAGTAGTAGAGTTATACAATGCCGGCAAGTACTTCCTTGCCGATTTGGTCATGGCAGCTGAGATCTACAAGGAAGCCCAGCAGAGAATCCTGGGGCCTCTTCACGAAGAGGATTGCGGCAGTTTCCCCCAGATCGTTTTCGGTACGGTGAAGAGGGATATCCATGACATCGGCAAGAACCTTGCTATCGTAACCATGCGGCAGTTCGGGTTCAAGGTTTTAGATCTGGGGGTCGATGTTCCACCTCAGGTTTTCGCCGATGTCCTGAGTGAAACCGGGGCTCCCATTTTGTGTATGTCGGGCCTGATTTCCGATGACTCCATGAAGAGCACAGCCGAACTGGTGAAAAAGCGGTTCCCTTCGCGGCGGCCGGCCGTGGTCATCGGCGGCCTGGTGAACGAAGAGGTGTGCGCCTATACCGGCGCGGACTACTGGGTGAAGACCTGCATTGAGGGTGCCCGCCTGTGCCGTACGCTTTTAGTGGAGGGCAATCGTGAGTCGGCGGTTATCGGCACCTAA